CACGCGTTTTGTGGTCTACGCCCTGCTCGACTCGCCGAGCGCCACCGGCGCCTATCGCTTTGACATCGATTGCCAGGCCAGCCAGGTGGTGATGGCCATCGACGCGCATATCAACGCGCGCACCGCCATCGAGCAACTGGGCATCGCGCCCATGACCAGCATGTTCAGCTGCGGCACCCATGAACGCCGGATGTGCGACACCATCCACCCGCAAATCCACGACTCGGACCGGCTGGCCATGTGGCGTGGCAACGGCGAGTGGATCTGTCGCCCGCTGAACAACCCGGCCAAGCTGCAATTCAACGCCTTTGCCGACACCGACCCGAAAGGTTTCGGCCTGGTACAGACCGACCATGAGTTCGCCAGCTACCAGGACACTGTGGACTGGTACAGCAAGCGCCCAAGCCTGTGGGTGGAACCGACCACCGCCTGGGGCGAAGGCTCGATCGACCTGCTGGAAATCCCCACCACCGGCGAAACCCTGGACAACATCGTAGCCTTCTGGACCCCGAAAAAGCCTGTGGCTGCCGGTGAATCACTCAACTACGGCTACAAGCTGTACTGGAGCGCGCTGCCGCCAGTGAGCACGCCGCTGGCGCAAGTGGATGCCACCCGTTCCGGCATGGGCGGTTTTACCGAAGGCTGGGCACCGGGCGAGCATTACCCCGAAGTGTGGGCGCGCCGCTTTGCCGTGGATTTCAAGGGTGGGGGCCTGGATCGCCTGCCGGCCGGCACCGGGATCGAGCCGGTGGTGACCTGTTCCCACGGTGAAGTCAAAGACTTCAGTGTGCTGGTGCTGGACAACATCAAGGGCTATCGCATTCTGTTCGATTGGTACCCGACCAGCGACAGTGTGGAGCCGGTTGAACTGCGCCTGTTTATCCGCACCCAGGACCGCACCTTGAGTGAGACCTGGCTGTATCAGTACTTCCCGCCGGCACCGGACCAGCGCAAGTACAGCTGATACGCCCCAACAGATCCTTCCCACGTTCCCGCGTGGGAAGGATCCAATGCCGGTTAAAACCGCGACACACTCTTCATTGCGCCGATCAAGTAGCGCATCGCCACCTGATCGTTTTCGGTCAGGGCGCGATACTGCGCCAGCAATTCCACCTCATCCGAACTCAACCTTCGCCCTCGCAAAGACATTCGGCGACTCCAAAAAGACGCCACCGCACCCGCTACGCCATAGGATTTGGTCATGGACCGTTACTCCTGATATCAGTCAAATACTCCTGGTGCCCATTCCCAACGCTCGCGAAGCGCAATGGCTTCGAGGACAAACAGCCTGACTCCCTGGGCCAGAAATCACACTTACCCTAAGCGTAGAAACAATCTCGACACGTGTGGGATTTTTTTAGAGTATTCACTTAAAAAAATACTTCGGTAACAAATACCTACAACCCTTTCGCACGCAGCAGTCGGTAAAGGTGGGCATCGTGAGGCTCCGCTCATACAGCTGCGGATCAGGCTTGCATTAAACGCGGGAAACAAAAAACCCACCGAGTCGGGTGGGTTTATTGCAGGCAGGCGCGGGCTCAATCCCGCAGGTCAGACTCATGAATCGGCTGATCACGGTGAGTCGCCCGCTGGTACTGCGCGGGCCAGATGGCTTTGCGCCCACCCAGGTCATCGTCGGCATGCAGCGGCCAGTAAGGGTCACGCAACAGCTCACGGGCGAGGAAAATGATGTCGGCCTGGCAGGTGCGCAGGATGTGTTCAGCCTGGGCCGGTTCGGTAATCATGCCCACCGTGCCGGTGGCGATACCGGATTCTTTGCGTACGCGCTCGGCAAACCGCGTCTGGTAGCCCGGGCCGGTGGGAATCTCGGCGTTGGCGGCGGTGCCACCGGAGGACACGTCGATAAG
The window above is part of the Pseudomonas sp. KBS0710 genome. Proteins encoded here:
- a CDS encoding glucan biosynthesis protein D, translating into MHRRNLLKASMAIAAYTGLSASGLLAAQAWAGNRAADGKAVAFDFETLKAQAKQLAATAYKDTKQVLPPTLATMTPQNFNAIGYDGNHSLWKELNGQLDVQFFHVGMGFKTPVRMHSVDPKTREAREVHFRPSLFNYAKTTVDTKQLTGDLGFSGFKLFKAPELDRHDVLSFLGASYFRAVDATGQYGLSARGLAIDTYAKKREEFPDFTQFWFETPSKDATRFVVYALLDSPSATGAYRFDIDCQASQVVMAIDAHINARTAIEQLGIAPMTSMFSCGTHERRMCDTIHPQIHDSDRLAMWRGNGEWICRPLNNPAKLQFNAFADTDPKGFGLVQTDHEFASYQDTVDWYSKRPSLWVEPTTAWGEGSIDLLEIPTTGETLDNIVAFWTPKKPVAAGESLNYGYKLYWSALPPVSTPLAQVDATRSGMGGFTEGWAPGEHYPEVWARRFAVDFKGGGLDRLPAGTGIEPVVTCSHGEVKDFSVLVLDNIKGYRILFDWYPTSDSVEPVELRLFIRTQDRTLSETWLYQYFPPAPDQRKYS